TTGGCTGATAATAATGATGTTTGTATGTATTTAAACTATGTTATACATAAAGAAATCAGTGAATTTAATAATTCTGATTATAAAACTAAGGAATTTTACGAcaatttgataaataaatttgaagaagaatcATTCCAACTTCGTAAATATTGcaagaaatatattcaacatttagataaaaaaatatatgaaaaaatggggaaattgTACGAACTCTATTCTATTATTGATAAATTCAAAATTACATATCCACAAAGTAAAAACTGTGAAGAAATAGATAAATGTGTTTCCCTATTCAAAAATTACACACGGGATTGTAATGACTTTATAAATAGTGCATTTTGTAAGGCATTgttaaattttcatatatacacCTATACATATCTTTCTAAAGAAAAGTTATGCACAGGAGAAATTTTACCATTTACATTGGAATTAAAAGGTTATACAGACGAAGATAGAAGTTTCGACGAATCTGATTTTGGTACCGAAAT
This Plasmodium cynomolgi strain B DNA, scaffold: 1591, whole genome shotgun sequence DNA region includes the following protein-coding sequences:
- a CDS encoding hypothetical protein (putative) encodes the protein MFSISHDNDLADNNDVCMYLNYVIHKEISEFNNSDYKTKEFYDNLINKFEEESFQLRKYCKKYIQHLDKKIYEKMGKLYELYSIIDKFKITYPQSKNCEEIDKCVSLFKNYTRDCNDFINSAFCKALLNFHIYTYTYLSKEKLCTGEILPFTLELKGYTDEDRSFDESDFGTEISQNSVFIAFSVTLVVNNYFI